The genome window CCCGCCGCGCGCCCCGGGCGCACAACGAAACCCCCAGCCATCAAGGAAAGGAGCCGGGCATGACCGGTGTTCGGGAGATGACCATCGGCGTGCTCGGTGGTACCGGGGCGCAGGGCAAGGGGCTGGCGATCCGGTGGGCCAGGGCTGGCCTGAAGGTCGTGATCGGCTCGCGCAGCTCCGAGCGCGCCCAGCAGGCGGCGGCCGAGATCGCCGGAGTCGCGGGTGGTGACGTGACCGGCCAGGACAACCCTGGTGCGGCGGCGGTGTCCGACATCGTGCTGCTGGCGCTGCCCTGGGACGGCCATGCCGAGACGCTGACCGCGTTGCGCGGTGAGCTGGCGGGCAAGATCGTGATCGACTGCGTGAACCCGCTCGGGTTCGACAAGCAGGGCCCCTACGCCCTGGAAGTGCCTGAGGGCAGCGCGGCGCAGCAGGCCGAGCGCTTGCTGCCGGACTCGCGGGTCACCGCGGCGTTCCACCACGTCTCCGCGGTGACCCTGGCCGACCTGGATGTCGCCGAGGTCGACCTGGACGTGCTTGTCCTCGGCGACGACCGGGAAGCCACCGACGTGGTCCGGGAGCTGGCGGGGATGATTCCCGGCGTGCGCGGTGTCTACGGTGGACGGTTGCGCAACGCCCACCAGGTCGAGGCGTTGACGGCGAACCTGATCGCGATCAACCGCCGCTACAAGGCCCACGCCGGTCTGCGCATCACCGACATCTGACGGCGGTCACAGGCCGCGACAACTCGCAGCCGGTCACGCGGCGAAGCGGGGCGAGCGGCCGGGCCCGCGGTCACCGGACCGCGGGCACCCGCCACCCGCTGCCCGCATTCATGCCTTCTGCCCGGACTTCTTCGCCGTCTTGCAGTCGCCGCACGTCACGCCGCCGAAGAAGAACGGCTCCCTGAACGTGCCCGGACCGAACTTCTTGCCGCACAGCGACAACGCCCGCCCGTCCCACAACGACACCTTGCCGCTGTGAGTGATCCCGTCGTGCAAAACCTCGGTGCGCATGGCTTCCCCTCAGTCGATGTCCCGTGGTCGAGTACAGACTGGCGCAGGACACCGACAATCACCGGCATCCGGCCGGTCACGGGCCGCTGTGGATCAGCGGCGCCCACAGGTCGGGCCGGTCGGGATGGGCCTCGCGGAGTCCGCGGGTGACGTGGTGCAGTGCGGTCGCGGCGTCGTCGGCGGTGCTACGGCCAGGCAGCCTGCGGTAGAGGTCGTGGGCCGCCACCGCGGCGACGCGGTCGTCGAGCGGCCACAGGCTGGCGATGACGTGGCGGAAACCGGCCAGTTGGAAGGCCGAGGCCAGGTGCAGCGACTCGTCGGCGTGCCGGGCTCCGTGGTGGGCGGTCGAGCAGGCGGACAGGTAGGCGAGTTCGGCCTGGTCGAGCCGCAGCCTGCTGATCTCCGGCAGGGTCAGGGTGTCGTCGTGCAGCCGGAGCCCGCCGCGCGAGGGCTCGGCCAGGTCCGCGGTGGCGTGGCAGGCGAAATGCGCCCAGGTGGCCTCGCTCATGGCTGCCAGCACCCGGTCCTTGGTGGCGTGGCGGTCGGTCAGCGGCGCGATGCCGTCGTGCGCGGCGTGCAGATGGGCCGCTTCGACGGCGGTTCCGGGCAGGTCTGGCAGGCCGGGGGTGTGCTCGAGCGCGACGGTGAGCTGGTGCCGTCTGGTCGCGGGCGGGCGGGTGCGGGTGCGCGCCAGTGCCCGCAGCGTCGGCGTGTAGCTGGAGACGACGGCGTCGAGAGCGCCCGGCCTGCCCGGATGCCCCGCGGCGTGCAGCGGGAACAGCCCGAGCAGGCCGGTGGGCATCCACCACACGCGCGGTCCGGAGTCCGCGTGCGGGAATGCCTGCGGTAAGGCGTCCAGCGTCGGAGCGACGACGGTGTCCCACAGCCAGGCCAGGATTTCCGGGAGGACCCGCCTCTTCTTCAGGGCAGCCGTCAGCCTGCGGGTGTCGTGCGTTGCGTCCAGGAGCGCGTTCGCGCACGTGTTGACGTCGGAGAAGGCGAGCTGCGGCAGGGGCACCAGAACCGGGTCGCCGATGGCGGTGACGATGACGGCGTCTCCGCGCTGCCGGCCCGCGTTGACCAGGAGCACCGCACCACCGGCCGTCGCAGGCCGCAGGTCGGACAGCCGGGGCGGAAGCAGGAACCGCTCGTGCCCGGGCATGTCGCGGATGCGCGCGACCAGGGCGTCGTGCTGCTCCCACGACTTCCTGCGGTCCTCGATCCGGTCGGCGTCGCCGGCAGAGCCGTGAGGTGTGGTGAGCCGGTCGCGCAACCGCCCGAACCGCGCTGCGAGCTCGGGATGCGACTGTTCGAGCTCGGTGAGATCGGTGCGGGAGTCCATCTGCGCCGCGAGCAGCACGCCTCTGCCCAGTTCGGCGATCCGCACCGCGCCGGTGACATCGCCGAGAGCGCAGTGGGCGGCCACGGCCTGACCGACGAGCCCGGCGTACCGGCCGATCCGGTATTCCTGGTCGGCCCAACCGGATTCCCGGGGCGGGACCGACGGCAGCAGGCGTACCGCCCCGTCCAGCAGGTCGGCGGCGAGTTCGTGCTCGCCCATCTCGGTCGCGAGCGAACCCACCACGTACCGGGCCTCGACCTGGTCGCCCGGCGACGCCACAGCGGCGTTGACGGCGCGGTCGGCGAGAGCCCGCAGCGCCTCGGGATCGATGGTCTCCGCGTCGGCGGTGAACCGGGAGCGGTAGGCCCGGCCCAGGTTGGACACCCGCCCCGCCGCGCTGGGGTCGTCGCCGGAGGTCGCCGCCAACGCACGCTCGCCGAGCTCGATCGCGCACTCCAGGTCGTCCCGCGCACCGGTCAGCCCGAACCGCAGCCCGTACCCGAGGCCGAGGTTGGCCAGGCACGTGGCCGAACCCGCGTGGTCCCCGGGGGTCAGTCGCACCGCTCTTTCACCGACCTCGATGGCCCGTTCGAGGTCGGCCGGTGATCCCGTTCGCCCGAACCGCAACTGGTAGGCGGGGCCGAGGTTGGCCAGCGGCACGGCGAGCCTCGGATCGTCCTCGGGGATCGCCGCCGCCCGCTCACCGGTCTCGATCGCGCGTTCCAGGTCGGACAGCTCTCCCCTGCGCTCGAACAGTTCTCGGTGGGCGACGCTGAGCTGGCCCAGCGTGATGAGCACCCCGACGTGGTCCTGCGGGGAGCCCGCGACCGCCCTCTCGCCGAGTTCGATCGCCCGCTCCAGATCGGCCAGCACCCCGGTGCGCTGGTACCGGGTCCGGTAGGCGACGGCGAGGTGCGACAGCGCCTCGACGCGGAGGGGGTGGCCGTCGGCCTTCGCCGCCGCCGCGCTCCCGGCCAGCTCGAACGCCCGTTCCAGGTCGGCCGGGTCCCCCAGCCGTCCGTGGCGCCGCTGGTAGGCGATGCTGAGGTTCGCCTGCCGACCTGCTTTCCGGGGGTCGCCGTCGGGGGTGATCCCCACCGCTCGCTCGCCGTGCGCGATGGCATCGCCGAGATCGTCGAGCGTGCCGGTGCTCTCGAAGCGCTTCCGGTAGGCCAGCCCCAGGTGGTCCAGGGCGATGGCGTGGTCGCGGTGGCCTTCGGGTGTCAGTCCCAGCACCCGCTCGGCGTACTCGATCGACCGCTCCAGATCGGCGATCTCTCCGGTGTGCTCGAACCGCTCTCGGTGAGCGATGTCGAGCAGCGCGAGGGCGCGGGCCCGGTCGTCGGCCGGTTCTGCGCTCAGCGCTCGCTCACCCAGCTCGATCACGCGGTCGATGTCGGCCCGCGACCCGGTCCTTTCGAACCTGCGCAGGTAGGAGCCGCCGGTGTTGTACAACGAGGCGGCGAGCTCGTCGTGCGGGGTGATCGCCAATGCCTCCTCTCCGAGCTCGATCGCCCGCTCGACGTCGGCGAGGTCCTCGGCGCTCTCGTAGCGGTCGCGGTAGGTGCCGCCCAGGTTGCGGACGAAGGCGTAGCGGTCCGGGTCGTCGCCGGCGGTGAGCGCGAGGCACTGCTCGCCGAGCTCGACCGCCCGGTCCAGGTCCGCGGGATGGTCGGTGGCGCCATGCCGGTCCCGGTAGGCGGCGCCGAGGTTGGACAGCTGCCGCGCCTTCTCCGGGTGGTCGTCGGCGGTGGCGGCCACTGCCCGCTCGCCGAACTCGATGGCCAGCTCCAGGTCCTCCGGGGCGCGGTCGCGCCGGTAGCGCTGGTGGCAGGCGAGCCCGAGGTCGTCCATGCGCCGGTCCAGCTCGGGATGCTCCGGCGGAGTGGCCGTCGCGGCCGCGGTCAGCAGCAGGATCCCGGCGTCGAGCAGCGACGGGTCGGACGTGCCCTGCGCGGCACGCAGCAGGTCGCGGGCGAGACCGGTCTGGGCGTCGGGATCGGCGCCGGGGCCGAGGATCTTGTGCAGGGGCCGCGGAATCGGGGCCGGGGTGCCTGCGAGCCCGGCGAGGAAGTCCACGCAACGGGCGAGTTCGGAGATCCGCGTGCCGTCCGACAACGCCTCGAAGCGCGAGAAGTGCAGCCATCCCAAGACGTGGCAGGCGTGGGCGAGCCGCCCGAGCGCCTCAGGACCGGGCTGCCCGGTATTGGGCTGCCCGGTGTCGGGAAGCTCCGCGCCGTCCGGCTGCGCGGCCTCCCACAACTGGTCGGCCTCCCGCAACGCCCGCTCGCCGAGGACGGCTCTGCTGATCCGCCAGCGCTGGAACCTGGTCACCCGAGCGGAAACCCGGCGCACCAGAACCTCGAACGGGTCCTGCGGAACCGGCGCCGCCGGGCGCCGCCTCAAGCCCCTGAACACGTTCGGCCACCCCCGGTGCGTGCCTGGGTTCGCTACGCTGCGGACACAGCCGATCATTCCACGCGATGTCGCGCGGTGCGGCCGAAAACCGACCGAGGAGTGCGGAGAAGTGGATCCTGCCGAGCGCGATGCGCTGACGACCTTCTGCGACGAACTCCCCGGCCTGCGGGAGGAATGCGCGCGCCACCCCGGCGACCGGCTCCGCCTGGTGGACAGGATCGCGGTCGAGGCCAGGGCGCGGCGCCCCATCCTCGGCCTGCTGGCGGAGCTGCTGGGCACCAGCCGGGCGGAGGCCGCCCGGGCACTGGGCTCGGCACTGCCGGGTACGGGCCCGGGACAGGCCGACGAGGAGCTGTTCGGCTGCCCCGACCGCGCCTGCGACCGCGTCCGCGAGACACCGCCGGCCGGACCGATCCCCCGCTGCCCGGTCACCGGGCGTCCGATGAGCCGGCGCTGAGGCATGGGCAAGTTCTTCGAGCAGCTCGCGACCAAGCTGGCCGACCGGTGGGCGAGCCTGCTGCTGCTTCCCGGCGCGCTGCTGGCCGCCGCCACCGCGATCGGCGTGCAGCTCGGGCAGCGGCAGGCAGTGGACCCGCTGGCGTTGCGGCGAGCCGTCGCGACGGCCTGGGGCGTGGTCGCAGGCCAGCCTGCGGCCACCCAGGTGGTGCTGGCCCTCGCGTTCCTGCTGTCCGCGGCCGGGGCCGGCCTCGCGGTGCAGGCGCTGGCCGGCGTGACCCGGCTGGTCTGGCTCGGCCGGTGGCCCGCACCGCTGCGGCCGGTCGCCCGCTGGCGCGCGGGCCGCAGGCGGGCGCGCTGGTACCGCCACGTGCGTCAGCGGCGGGAGCTGGAACGCGCCCACCCGCGTGAGTACCGCACCGCCGACGAGCAGCTCTCGGTCGACCGGGCCGCCGAGCGCGTCAACCGCCTCGCCCTGGCCGAGCCGGGCAGGCCGACGTGGATGGGCGACCGCATGCACGCCCTCGAACGGGTCGCCCAGGACCGCTACGGGCTGGACCTGGCCTTCGCCTGGCCGCGGCTGTGGCTGGTGCTGCCCGACAACACCCGCGCCGAGATCACCGCCGCGCACGCCGCGTTCGCGGCCGCGGTCGCGACCGGCACCTGGGCCTGGCCCTACCTGGTTCTCGGCGCGCTGTGGTGGCCGGCGCTGCTGGTCGCGGCGAGCATCGGCATCACGGGGTGGGTGCAGGCGCGCAGCGCGACCACCGACCTCACCGCCCTTTCCGAGGCCGCGCTCGACCTGCACGGCCGCACCCTCGCGATCGAGCTCGGCGCCGCGGGCCCGGACACCTGCGGACCGCTCACGGCCGACGAGGGCGCGCGGATCACCGCGCTGGTCCGAAAAGGCCGCTGACCGCCACGAACGCAGCGATCCCACCGATGGCGACTGTCCGCAACGGTGCAGTCACCACCCGTGTCCCACCGGAGTGCGAACCCCGCCTCGCGAGGAACCTACAGTCGGCCGCAGGCGCGGGTCGCGACGGCGGGGCCCGTGCCGGGACGCACGGCAGACCGCGAGTCGGGAACGGGAATGACGGCGATGCGCAAGGTGAAGGACCTGACCGGGCCGGGCCGCACGGACCACTTCGGCGTCGGCGGCACCGACCTCGGGGTCACGGCGGTCGCGCCGGACGGCCGGCTGGTGTCGGTGTTCGGTGACACCTTCGAACGGGCCGGTGTGGGCGGGCGCGGCTGGCGGTCGCCGGTCGTGCTCTTCGGGGATCCGGCGACAGCCCGCACCGGTGTGGAGTGGACCGGATCGATCGGCGCCGGTGCCTACGCCGCACAGGCGCTGCCCTACCACCACGACTCGGTGATCAACGGCCTGCACGTCAGCACCGTGATCCCCACCGACGTCATCACCATCGGCGACACGATGTACCTGCACGTGATGGTGTGCCATGGAATCGGCAACGTGCACTGGACCGAGGTGCACCGCTCGACCGACAACGGCGAGACCTGGCAGCACACCGGCGCGACGTGGCCCGGCGACCACCACGGCGGGCTGTTCCAGATGCTCACCTGGGCGCCGGGGAACGACGGCTACGTCTACGCCTTCTCGACCGGTTTCCAGCGCAACCAGGGGTTGATCCTGCACCGCGTCCCGGCCGACCGGGTGGCCGATCCGGGCGCGTGGGAAGGCTGGGGCTTCCGGGACGGCGCGTGGGCGTGGGGCCACCCGCCCACGATCGCCCTGACCGGCGCGTACGGCGAGCTCTGCCTGCGCCCCGTCGGCGGCCGGTGGCTGCTGTCGTTCTTCGACGCGGGCAACTACCGCATCGACGTGATGAACCTGGCACTGCCCACGTCGAACCTCTACGAAGCGGCGCGCGCCACGGTGCTGCACGGGACGGCGTGGGACCGCGAGGACCACGCGTGCGGGCACGTCGCCCAGCTCTACGGCGGCTACATCGTGCCCGGCTCCACCATCGAGGACCTGCACCTGGTGGTCAGCCAGTGGAACACGGAGCGGAACTGGCCGTACCGGGCGATGCAGTTCGCCGGGAGCGCCCCCGCTGCCGCCGACTGACCGCTCGTTCGGCTCCTACTGCCCGGATGCCTCCGGGTACAGGGCGCGGCGCAGGACCACGTGGGTTTCGGCGGCCTGGCGGCGCGACACCTGCGCACCCGCGATGATCGCGGACCGGTGGAACGTGCCGGGGAACAGGTGCAGCTCGACGGACACGCCGGCTCGCAGCAGCGCGGACGCGTAGGCGATCCCCTCGTCGCGCAACGGATCGTTCTCGTACACCGACACGTAGGCCGGGGGCAGTCCGGAGAGGTCGTCCGCGCGCGCGGGCGCCGCGTACGCGGGTACCTGCCCGTCGCAGCCGGCGAGGTAGTGCCGCCAGCTCAGCTCCGCGTCGGCGCGGTTCCACAGCGGGGTGTCGTCGAACGTGCGTGCCGACGGCGTCTCCAGCCGGTCGTCGACCTCGGGGGCGTCGAGGAGCTGGAACCCGATCGGCGGGCCGCCCCGGTCGCGCATCAGCAGCGCGAGCGCCGCGGCGAGCCCGCCGCCCGCGCTCATCCCGTACACGCCGATCCGGGCGGTGTCGATCCCTTCGGCGTCGGCGATCCAGCGCAGCGCCGCCTCGCTGTCCCGCAGCGCGGCCGGATACGGGTGCTCGGGGGCCAGCCGGTAGCCGACCGCGACGACGACCGCGGGCAGCCCGGTGCACAGGGCCACCGACTGCGGGGTGGTCGATTCCAGGCTCCCCATGACGAATCCGCCACCGTGCAGCAGGAGTACAGCGGGCAGCGGCCCGGCGGCGTCGAGCGGCCTGCACACCCGGATCGGCACCGAGGCGCCGTCAGCGGCGCGAACCGACTTGTCGATGATGCCGAGCCCCTCGGTCGCGGGCACCTCGGCGCGCGCGGCGAGCTGCGCCATCCGGACCCGTGCCCCGGCGAGATCGTGGATGTGCAGATCCGGTATCGCCGGCAGCGCCGCCGCCAGCTCGGGGTCGAGATGCATGTGTGGCCCCCGTCCGCCGAATCCGGGCCCCGGTCCAGCGACCCCGCGCCCGGTCCACCGACTTCGTGCCACCGTCCCACCGCGGGCCCGGGCCCGCCACCGAGGGCAGGACCTCGGGCTCGCCCGGAGCCCTGGCGGGGAACGGATGTGTACCCCTACCCGCCGGTGATGTTGTTCTCCGCGATGATCTTCGTCGGGGATACCCGGACCACCATGCTGCCCTCGCCCGCGTTCAACCTGCCGTACTCATCGGCCTTCTCCGCACCGACGTACCTCGCGGCGTTGCGGGTCGACCAGCGCAGCACCTCGTCCGGGTCCTCCGTCGTCGTGGCCCGCCCCTCGATCACCACGAACGCGAACGGCGGCGTCTCGTCGTCGACGCAGAGCGCGACCCGGCCGTCGCGCAGCACGGCGCGCCCCTTGGCCGAGTGCTTGCCGGTGGTGATCACCAGGTCGTCGCCGTCCAGCACGAACCACACCGGGACGACGTGCGGACCTCCGTTCTCGCGCACCGTTGCGATCTTGGCCGTGCGGGTTCCCTCCATGAGGAACCGCCGGCGTTCGTCTGCGGTCATCTGCGGCATGCTCGACTCCCTCGGCGCGTGCGGCGGTGTGCCCGAACTGTCCGTCGGCGCCGTCACACCGGCAACACGAGACGGCGAGGAGCGCGGATCGCCGGTTCGGCTGTGACCCGCGGCACTCCGCAAAGCGGTCGCGGCCGTCGCGAGCAGGCGTGTGAGGTAGGTCAACGCCGCGCGAGGAACATCGCCCCGAGGTCGGCTCGTTGTCCCCTCGAACGATTGAGCCCCCGGCGAAGCGCGCCGCGCCGCCCGTGCCCCGGCTGGAGTTCCGGCCGCGGGCGGGCCGACCGGGAGCGGCACCACCCGCGGTGCCCAGCGCTCAGGTGAAACGTGATGTCGGTACTGGACCCACGTCCGGCGTGTGTCCCGCGAGAGGAGGCGGCAAAGAGGATGGAACGCGACACGACGAACTGGCGGGACCAGGCCGCCTGCCTGGACGAGGACCCCGAGCTGTTCTTCCCGGTGTCCGAGGTGGGCCCGGGCGCCAGGCAGGCCTCGGCGGCCAAGGCCGTGTGCGCACGTTGTCCGGTGCGCTCCGAGTGCCTGGACTACGCCCTGGAGAACGGCTTGGACCACGGCGTCTTCGGTGGGATGACCGACCGCGAGCGGCGCGCGCTGTCCCGCAGGTCGTCGAACCAGGCCGCCTGACGGGATTTCCCGCACCGCGCGGCCCAGGCCGTCAACGACGCGTCCACTGCGGTCAACGACCCGGCCCGGCGATCGGTCGTCCGTCCACTCGCGATCAGCGACCCGTCCACTGTGGAGGCCGCTTCTCGGCGAAGGCGCGCGGTCCCTCCCGGGCGTCCTCCGACGCGAGCATCGCGCGGTAGTTCGGCAACCCGCCGCCGCGGAGCAGCCGGTACCCGGACTCGACGTCGAGCGCCGCGGTCTCGCGCAGGATCTCCTTGACCGCCGCGACGGCCAGCGGCGCACCGGCACGGATGCGGTGCGCCAGCGCGGCGGCCTCGGCCGGCAGCTCCGAGGCGGGAACGACGCTGGTGACCAGACCCCACCGATGCCCCTCCGCGGCGGTCATCCGCCTGCCGGTCAGCAGCATTTCGGCCGCCACCGCGCGCGGCAGGCGCTCGGGCAGCCGCAGTACGCCGCCCGAGTCGGCGACCATCCCGAGGGTGACCTCGGTGAGCGCGAACTCAGCGTGCTCGGCGGCGACCACCAGGTCGGCCGCCAGCGCGAGCTCGAACCCACCGCCCAGCGCCAGCCCGTTGACCGCCGCGATCACGGGCTTGTCCAGGTCGAAGAACTCGGTCAGTCCGGCGAAGCCGCCCGGCCCGTGGTCGGCGTCGATCTCTTCGCCCGCCTTCAGGTCCCAGCCCGCCGAGAAGAAGCGCTCGCCCGCCCCGGTCACCACCGCCACGCGCAACGAGTCGTCGTCGCGCAGCCGGACGAACGCCTCGTGCAGCGCGCGGCTCGTGGCCACGTCGATGGCGTTGGCCTTCGGGCGGTCCAGCGTCACGGTCAGCACGCCGCCGTCGGCATCAGTGCGCACCGCCTCGGTCATGTTTTGCCTCCTCGTCGTCGCCGGATGAGCACGTCCACCGCCGCGGTGCCCTCCGGCAGGGCCAGCAGCGGGTTCACGTCGAGTTCGACCAGGTCGTCGCCGGCGCTTGCGTAGTCGGCGATCGCGCCGACCGCGTCGACGACCGCGTCCACGTCGGCGCCCGGACCGCGGAAACCAGCCAGCAGCGGCCAGATCCGCAGCCCGCGCAACGCGTCGCGGACGTCGGAGGGGGAGGCCGGCAGCAGCAGCGTGACCGCATCGCCGACCAGCTCCACCAGGACACCTCCGGCGCCGAGGGTCAACGCCAGCCCGAAGCGCGGATCGCGCCGCACTCCGACGATCAGCTCCGCGACCGCGCCGCCGACCATGCGCTCCACCAGAAAGCGGTCCGCGACGCCGCCCATGCCCGCGACCGCCTCCCGCACCTGGTGCTCGTCGGTCAGCCCGACCCGGACACCACCGACGTCGCTCTTGTGCGCGATCCCCAACGCCTTGACCACCACCGGGAACCCCAGCCCGGACGCGGCGGCCGCGGCATCGCGGGCACCGGTCACGACCCCCGGGGGCACCGGGAGCCCGTGCTCGGCCAGCGCCCTCTTGCCCGACCACTCGTCGAGCAGGTGCACCACGCCGTCGGAGCCGGCCGGTTCCACCGGAAAGACCGTCCGCACCGGCAGAATCCGCTCCACCGCGCCCTGGGCCGCGCCGATCCGCGCCGCGGCGCCGATCGCGTCCAGGCAGTCGGCAACACCCTGCATCGGGGCGATGCCCTCGCCGAGGAGCCGGTCCCCCACCGCCTCGGGCATGCCCTCGGGCAGCCAGCTCACCACGCAGGCGGACGCCCCGGTTCGGCGGTGTGCCTCGACGTAGGCGTCCGCGGTGATCGACCACGACGCGTCCGAGCAGCGGTCCTCGCGCGGGAAGTCGAGCAT of Saccharopolyspora erythraea contains these proteins:
- the npdG gene encoding NADPH-dependent F420 reductase produces the protein MTGVREMTIGVLGGTGAQGKGLAIRWARAGLKVVIGSRSSERAQQAAAEIAGVAGGDVTGQDNPGAAAVSDIVLLALPWDGHAETLTALRGELAGKIVIDCVNPLGFDKQGPYALEVPEGSAAQQAERLLPDSRVTAAFHHVSAVTLADLDVAEVDLDVLVLGDDREATDVVRELAGMIPGVRGVYGGRLRNAHQVEALTANLIAINRRYKAHAGLRITDI
- a CDS encoding CHAT domain-containing protein, with translation MFRGLRRRPAAPVPQDPFEVLVRRVSARVTRFQRWRISRAVLGERALREADQLWEAAQPDGAELPDTGQPNTGQPGPEALGRLAHACHVLGWLHFSRFEALSDGTRISELARCVDFLAGLAGTPAPIPRPLHKILGPGADPDAQTGLARDLLRAAQGTSDPSLLDAGILLLTAAATATPPEHPELDRRMDDLGLACHQRYRRDRAPEDLELAIEFGERAVAATADDHPEKARQLSNLGAAYRDRHGATDHPADLDRAVELGEQCLALTAGDDPDRYAFVRNLGGTYRDRYESAEDLADVERAIELGEEALAITPHDELAASLYNTGGSYLRRFERTGSRADIDRVIELGERALSAEPADDRARALALLDIAHRERFEHTGEIADLERSIEYAERVLGLTPEGHRDHAIALDHLGLAYRKRFESTGTLDDLGDAIAHGERAVGITPDGDPRKAGRQANLSIAYQRRHGRLGDPADLERAFELAGSAAAAKADGHPLRVEALSHLAVAYRTRYQRTGVLADLERAIELGERAVAGSPQDHVGVLITLGQLSVAHRELFERRGELSDLERAIETGERAAAIPEDDPRLAVPLANLGPAYQLRFGRTGSPADLERAIEVGERAVRLTPGDHAGSATCLANLGLGYGLRFGLTGARDDLECAIELGERALAATSGDDPSAAGRVSNLGRAYRSRFTADAETIDPEALRALADRAVNAAVASPGDQVEARYVVGSLATEMGEHELAADLLDGAVRLLPSVPPRESGWADQEYRIGRYAGLVGQAVAAHCALGDVTGAVRIAELGRGVLLAAQMDSRTDLTELEQSHPELAARFGRLRDRLTTPHGSAGDADRIEDRRKSWEQHDALVARIRDMPGHERFLLPPRLSDLRPATAGGAVLLVNAGRQRGDAVIVTAIGDPVLVPLPQLAFSDVNTCANALLDATHDTRRLTAALKKRRVLPEILAWLWDTVVAPTLDALPQAFPHADSGPRVWWMPTGLLGLFPLHAAGHPGRPGALDAVVSSYTPTLRALARTRTRPPATRRHQLTVALEHTPGLPDLPGTAVEAAHLHAAHDGIAPLTDRHATKDRVLAAMSEATWAHFACHATADLAEPSRGGLRLHDDTLTLPEISRLRLDQAELAYLSACSTAHHGARHADESLHLASAFQLAGFRHVIASLWPLDDRVAAVAAHDLYRRLPGRSTADDAATALHHVTRGLREAHPDRPDLWAPLIHSGP
- a CDS encoding DUF4185 domain-containing protein; translated protein: MRKVKDLTGPGRTDHFGVGGTDLGVTAVAPDGRLVSVFGDTFERAGVGGRGWRSPVVLFGDPATARTGVEWTGSIGAGAYAAQALPYHHDSVINGLHVSTVIPTDVITIGDTMYLHVMVCHGIGNVHWTEVHRSTDNGETWQHTGATWPGDHHGGLFQMLTWAPGNDGYVYAFSTGFQRNQGLILHRVPADRVADPGAWEGWGFRDGAWAWGHPPTIALTGAYGELCLRPVGGRWLLSFFDAGNYRIDVMNLALPTSNLYEAARATVLHGTAWDREDHACGHVAQLYGGYIVPGSTIEDLHLVVSQWNTERNWPYRAMQFAGSAPAAAD
- a CDS encoding alpha/beta hydrolase, yielding MHLDPELAAALPAIPDLHIHDLAGARVRMAQLAARAEVPATEGLGIIDKSVRAADGASVPIRVCRPLDAAGPLPAVLLLHGGGFVMGSLESTTPQSVALCTGLPAVVVAVGYRLAPEHPYPAALRDSEAALRWIADAEGIDTARIGVYGMSAGGGLAAALALLMRDRGGPPIGFQLLDAPEVDDRLETPSARTFDDTPLWNRADAELSWRHYLAGCDGQVPAYAAPARADDLSGLPPAYVSVYENDPLRDEGIAYASALLRAGVSVELHLFPGTFHRSAIIAGAQVSRRQAAETHVVLRRALYPEASGQ
- a CDS encoding PPOX class F420-dependent oxidoreductase, whose protein sequence is MTADERRRFLMEGTRTAKIATVRENGGPHVVPVWFVLDGDDLVITTGKHSAKGRAVLRDGRVALCVDDETPPFAFVVIEGRATTTEDPDEVLRWSTRNAARYVGAEKADEYGRLNAGEGSMVVRVSPTKIIAENNITGG
- a CDS encoding WhiB family transcriptional regulator — translated: MERDTTNWRDQAACLDEDPELFFPVSEVGPGARQASAAKAVCARCPVRSECLDYALENGLDHGVFGGMTDRERRALSRRSSNQAA
- a CDS encoding enoyl-CoA hydratase-related protein, encoding MTEAVRTDADGGVLTVTLDRPKANAIDVATSRALHEAFVRLRDDDSLRVAVVTGAGERFFSAGWDLKAGEEIDADHGPGGFAGLTEFFDLDKPVIAAVNGLALGGGFELALAADLVVAAEHAEFALTEVTLGMVADSGGVLRLPERLPRAVAAEMLLTGRRMTAAEGHRWGLVTSVVPASELPAEAAALAHRIRAGAPLAVAAVKEILRETAALDVESGYRLLRGGGLPNYRAMLASEDAREGPRAFAEKRPPQWTGR